In Pseudomonas asiatica, the following are encoded in one genomic region:
- a CDS encoding flavodoxin encodes MKVAIISGSVYGTAEEVARHAESLLKAAGLEAWHAARATLQDLEGFAPDALLAVTSTTGMGELPDNLMPLYCSIRDTLPAAWRGLPGAVIALGDSSYGDTYCGGGEQMRELFAELGVREVQPMLRLDASETVTPEADAEPWLAELVQALKA; translated from the coding sequence ATGAAAGTCGCCATTATTTCCGGATCGGTCTACGGCACCGCCGAAGAAGTCGCCCGTCACGCTGAATCGCTGCTCAAGGCTGCGGGCCTGGAGGCCTGGCATGCGGCGCGCGCCACCTTGCAGGACCTTGAAGGTTTCGCCCCCGACGCCTTGCTGGCCGTGACCTCGACCACTGGCATGGGCGAACTGCCGGACAACCTCATGCCGTTGTATTGCAGCATTCGCGATACCCTGCCTGCGGCCTGGCGTGGTCTGCCGGGTGCGGTGATTGCCTTGGGCGACAGCAGTTATGGCGATACCTATTGCGGTGGTGGCGAGCAGATGCGCGAACTTTTTGCCGAACTGGGCGTGCGCGAAGTGCAACCGATGTTGCGCCTGGATGCCAGCGAGACGGTGACTCCGGAGGCGGATGCAGAGCCTTGGTTGGCTGAGCTTGTTCAAGCACTGAAGGCCTGA
- a CDS encoding DUF1244 domain-containing protein: MTPQQQLELEAAAFRRLVEHLQKRTDVQNIDLMNLSGFCRNCLSKWYKAAADERQLDLSLDDAREAVYGMPYAEWKAQYQKEASADQQAAFEKGKPRD; the protein is encoded by the coding sequence ATGACCCCACAGCAACAGCTCGAACTCGAGGCCGCCGCGTTCCGGCGCCTGGTCGAACACCTGCAGAAGCGCACCGACGTGCAGAACATCGACCTGATGAACCTGTCCGGCTTCTGCCGCAACTGCCTGTCCAAGTGGTACAAGGCCGCGGCTGACGAGCGCCAGCTCGACCTGAGCCTGGATGACGCCCGCGAAGCGGTGTACGGCATGCCTTACGCCGAGTGGAAAGCCCAATACCAGAAAGAAGCCAGCGCCGACCAACAAGCGGCGTTCGAAAAAGGAAAACCTCGTGACTGA
- the folM gene encoding dihydromonapterin reductase yields the protein MLGGNQRTDKLTAPNMNSPILVTGASQRVGLALALELAQAGHTVVSASRSVQPQAAHPNIVQFQADLCQLADRQALIDYLHNHYDGLRAIIHNASLWLDDGLDNLETMFRLHVEAPYHLNLALGDLLAKVEKADIIHICDETSSRGSKSHIGYAATKAALQNMVLSFAEKYAPKVRVNGILPGLLILKEGGDETYRQQTLKKALLEFEPGAGPLIETVKYLLASQYSTGSQVVINGGRHLKNRMT from the coding sequence ATGCTGGGCGGCAACCAAAGGACAGACAAGTTGACCGCCCCGAACATGAACAGCCCCATTCTCGTTACCGGAGCCAGCCAGCGCGTCGGGCTGGCCCTGGCCCTTGAACTGGCGCAGGCCGGCCATACGGTGGTCAGTGCCAGCCGCAGCGTCCAGCCACAAGCGGCTCACCCGAACATCGTGCAGTTCCAGGCTGACCTGTGCCAGCTGGCCGATCGACAGGCCCTGATCGACTACTTGCACAACCATTACGACGGCCTGCGCGCGATCATCCACAACGCCTCGTTGTGGCTCGACGATGGCCTCGACAACCTCGAGACCATGTTCCGCCTTCACGTCGAAGCGCCCTACCACCTCAACCTGGCCTTGGGCGACCTGCTGGCCAAGGTGGAAAAGGCCGACATCATCCACATTTGCGACGAAACCTCTTCGCGCGGCAGCAAAAGCCACATCGGCTACGCCGCGACCAAGGCCGCGTTGCAGAACATGGTGCTGTCTTTCGCCGAAAAATATGCGCCCAAGGTGCGTGTGAACGGTATCCTGCCCGGGCTGCTGATCCTCAAGGAAGGGGGTGACGAAACCTACCGCCAGCAGACCCTGAAAAAGGCCCTGCTGGAGTTCGAACCCGGCGCCGGCCCGCTGATCGAGACGGTCAAGTACCTGCTCGCCAGCCAGTACAGCACCGGCAGCCAGGTGGTCATCAACGGTGGCCGCCACCTGAAGAACCGCATGACCTGA
- a CDS encoding cytochrome b/b6 domain-containing protein, protein MNSDGTVQLWDPLLRLCHWSIAVVFFANYFFNEEGEGWHQWLGYYALAVVVVRVVWGFVGPRSARWADFWPSPASLVGHARALLHGGLDHHMGHSPIGALVMVLMLTCIAGLGLTGWASQEVDALFGVDWPMDLHSWLANALLVLVCVHVLAAIYESVRMRENLPWSMITGRRRHRD, encoded by the coding sequence TTGAACAGCGACGGCACGGTACAGCTGTGGGACCCCCTGCTGCGGCTGTGCCACTGGTCGATCGCCGTGGTGTTCTTCGCCAACTACTTCTTCAACGAAGAGGGTGAAGGCTGGCACCAGTGGCTGGGCTACTACGCACTAGCCGTTGTGGTGGTGCGTGTGGTCTGGGGCTTTGTCGGGCCACGCAGCGCGCGCTGGGCCGATTTCTGGCCATCCCCGGCAAGCCTGGTCGGACATGCCCGTGCGCTGCTGCATGGGGGGCTTGACCATCATATGGGGCATTCGCCGATTGGCGCCCTGGTGATGGTGCTGATGCTGACTTGTATCGCCGGCCTGGGCCTTACCGGGTGGGCGTCGCAGGAGGTGGACGCACTGTTTGGTGTCGACTGGCCGATGGACCTGCACAGCTGGCTGGCCAACGCGCTGCTGGTGCTGGTTTGCGTGCATGTGCTGGCGGCCATCTACGAGAGCGTGCGCATGCGGGAAAACCTGCCGTGGTCGATGATCACGGGGCGCCGTCGGCACCGCGATTGA
- a CDS encoding alpha/beta hydrolase family protein codes for MSSLTQPATAFRHTAADGYSLGGFRWRHARPDPQRPLVIINAATSVRCHYYSRFADYLFAQGCDVLTYDYRGIGESRPASLRGFQASWSDWGRLDFEAMLVNAAEHFPGQPVDVVGHSFGGCAVGLAPSAHKVRRVVMVGAQFAYWRDYAADQRWQLFCKWHVVMPLLTRVFGYFPGKRLGWLEDTPSGVVHDWTTRTPRYEHRPSGRALEALPFAQVRAATLAISLTDDPFGTVAATERLLGYLQGAERQHLRIAPVDISVDEIGHFAFFHDRFRESLWPVALQWLQQGGLAGGVPGTIIS; via the coding sequence ATGAGCAGCCTCACCCAACCCGCCACTGCCTTTCGCCACACCGCAGCCGACGGCTACAGCCTCGGCGGTTTCCGCTGGCGCCACGCCCGACCTGACCCCCAGCGCCCGCTGGTGATCATCAACGCTGCCACTTCGGTACGCTGCCACTACTACTCGCGTTTCGCCGACTACCTGTTCGCCCAGGGGTGCGATGTGCTGACATACGACTACCGTGGCATTGGCGAATCCCGCCCGGCCTCGCTGCGTGGCTTCCAGGCATCCTGGAGCGACTGGGGCCGGCTGGATTTCGAAGCCATGCTGGTGAATGCCGCAGAACATTTCCCCGGCCAGCCGGTGGATGTGGTGGGGCACAGTTTTGGCGGCTGCGCAGTGGGGCTGGCACCGTCGGCGCACAAGGTACGCCGGGTGGTGATGGTTGGCGCGCAATTCGCCTACTGGCGCGATTATGCGGCTGACCAGCGTTGGCAGCTGTTCTGCAAGTGGCATGTGGTAATGCCGCTGCTCACCCGTGTGTTCGGTTATTTTCCCGGCAAGCGTCTGGGTTGGCTGGAGGACACGCCATCCGGCGTGGTGCACGATTGGACCACCCGTACCCCGCGCTATGAGCACCGACCCAGCGGGCGTGCACTGGAGGCACTACCGTTCGCCCAGGTGCGGGCGGCGACGCTGGCCATCAGCCTGACCGATGATCCCTTTGGTACCGTGGCGGCGACCGAGCGTTTGCTGGGTTATCTGCAGGGCGCCGAGCGCCAGCACCTGCGTATTGCGCCTGTGGATATCTCGGTCGATGAAATTGGCCATTTCGCGTTCTTCCATGACCGCTTTCGCGAAAGTTTGTGGCCGGTGGCCTTGCAGTGGTTGCAGCAGGGTGGCTTGGCGGGAGGGGTGCCGGGAACCATCATCAGCTGA
- a CDS encoding CidA/LrgA family protein, translating into MKPALLKKALRLLVELAILCALFLLGGQLATWLGWPIPGGVMGLALLLLLFASGVLKPAMLQLGAGWLMAEMLLFFIPALMSLLDYGALIRDEGWRILLVIAVSTLTVMVVTALTVELVCRWRLRHEP; encoded by the coding sequence ATGAAACCTGCGTTGTTGAAAAAAGCCCTGCGCCTGCTCGTCGAGCTGGCGATCCTCTGTGCTCTGTTCCTGCTCGGTGGCCAGCTTGCCACTTGGTTGGGCTGGCCGATTCCTGGCGGAGTGATGGGCTTGGCATTGCTGCTGTTGCTGTTTGCCTCAGGTGTGCTCAAGCCAGCCATGCTGCAACTGGGCGCAGGCTGGCTGATGGCTGAGATGCTGCTGTTCTTCATTCCGGCGCTGATGAGCCTGCTCGATTATGGCGCTCTGATCCGTGACGAGGGCTGGCGCATCCTGCTGGTGATTGCCGTGAGCACCCTGACGGTAATGGTGGTGACCGCGTTGACTGTGGAACTGGTGTGCCGCTGGAGGTTGCGCCATGAGCCTTGA
- a CDS encoding LrgB family protein, protein MSLEPMPLFWLALTLLAYLGSRWLYRRSGRYLLSPLILVPVLLLAVAVPLHTAYAEYARNTHWLMSVLGPVTVAFAVPIWQQRAMLARHWPALMMGMVAGSSASIASSWGLAHMLALDSATSLSLVPRSITTPFAMPLAHDLGGVPELTAVFVMFTGVLGAMLGGVLLRWLPLRTPLARGALFGVGAHGAGVSRAQEVGREEGSVAGLVMVLTGLLNLFAAPLLAVLL, encoded by the coding sequence ATGAGCCTTGAACCCATGCCGCTGTTCTGGCTGGCCCTGACCTTGCTGGCGTACCTGGGCAGCCGCTGGCTGTACCGGCGCAGCGGGCGCTACCTGCTGTCGCCGCTGATCCTGGTGCCGGTACTGTTGCTGGCGGTGGCCGTGCCGCTGCACACCGCTTATGCCGAGTACGCCCGCAACACCCACTGGCTGATGAGTGTGCTTGGCCCGGTGACCGTGGCATTTGCGGTGCCGATCTGGCAGCAACGGGCCATGCTGGCGCGCCACTGGCCGGCACTGATGATGGGTATGGTCGCCGGTAGTAGCGCTTCGATCGCCAGTTCCTGGGGGTTGGCTCATATGTTGGCGCTGGACAGCGCGACCAGCCTGTCGCTGGTGCCGCGTTCTATCACCACGCCCTTTGCCATGCCACTGGCCCATGACCTGGGTGGCGTACCGGAGCTCACGGCGGTGTTCGTGATGTTCACCGGCGTACTGGGCGCCATGCTCGGCGGCGTGCTACTGCGCTGGTTGCCGTTGCGCACGCCGCTGGCGCGGGGCGCGCTGTTCGGTGTGGGCGCCCATGGTGCCGGTGTCAGCCGGGCACAGGAGGTAGGCCGGGAGGAGGGTTCGGTGGCCGGCCTGGTCATGGTCCTGACCGGGCTGTTGAACCTGTTCGCGGCACCGCTGCTGGCTGTGCTGCTCTGA
- a CDS encoding HopJ type III effector protein has protein sequence MTDLNTLRASLASGQHVFADTLAFIADNYSYQPQAFDNGGVANAAGQNEGSCKTLGLALLEGLSDQEALLAFGEHYRDVVATPEGSDHGNIRALIKHGLAGVKFAELPLARKA, from the coding sequence GTGACTGACCTGAACACCCTGCGCGCCAGCCTGGCCAGCGGCCAACACGTGTTTGCCGACACCCTGGCGTTCATTGCCGACAACTACAGCTACCAGCCACAGGCCTTCGACAATGGCGGCGTGGCGAATGCAGCCGGGCAGAACGAAGGTTCGTGCAAGACCCTGGGCCTGGCGCTGCTGGAAGGGCTGAGCGACCAGGAAGCGCTGCTGGCCTTTGGCGAGCACTACCGTGACGTGGTGGCCACGCCCGAGGGCAGCGACCATGGCAATATCCGTGCGCTGATCAAGCATGGGCTGGCGGGCGTCAAGTTCGCCGAGCTGCCGCTTGCGCGCAAGGCTTGA
- a CDS encoding PAS domain S-box protein, with the protein MINAQLLQSMVDASNDGIVVAEQEGDDTILIYVNAAFERLTGYSRDEILYQDCRFLQADDRDQLGRARIRKALAEGRPCREVLRNYRKDGSAFWNELSITPVRHDAEQRTYFIGIQKDVTRQVELERELAQLRVRRKPDERT; encoded by the coding sequence ATGATCAACGCGCAACTACTGCAATCCATGGTCGATGCGTCCAATGACGGCATCGTGGTCGCCGAACAGGAAGGCGACGACACCATCCTCATCTACGTGAACGCGGCCTTCGAACGCCTGACCGGCTACAGCCGTGACGAAATCCTCTACCAGGATTGCCGCTTCCTGCAGGCCGACGACCGCGACCAGCTTGGCCGCGCCCGCATCCGCAAGGCCCTGGCCGAAGGCCGACCGTGCCGCGAAGTGCTGCGCAACTACCGCAAGGATGGCAGCGCTTTCTGGAACGAACTGTCGATCACCCCGGTAAGGCACGACGCCGAACAGCGCACCTACTTCATCGGTATCCAGAAAGACGTCACTCGCCAGGTCGAACTGGAGCGGGAACTGGCGCAACTGCGCGTTCGTCGGAAACCCGACGAACGCACCTGA
- a CDS encoding MerR family transcriptional regulator, giving the protein MNEQGLNPVIDAGLAQDLFPIREVSRLTGVNAVTLRAWERRHGLIQPTRTDSGHRLYSQADIDDIRRILGWLERGVAVSKVASILARDHARAGQAGVATGAWGRWQQQIRQALQRFDLVGLDRLFDEVFAACTLDQVFSEVFMPVWHDLAAGQGGYGQASEWLFLDQFLRGRVYTRLQLARAPRSRMVLLAPLPGQCHELDLLVTSLTLGCDEVGVTPLASAQPLAELALVCERLKPDALVLFSHQPPTTELTRRLTRLVAGLECPLLLAGEAAELAQDSLAGSPIACLGAQGSVMRQRLRQFLAGQFDT; this is encoded by the coding sequence ATGAACGAACAGGGACTGAATCCGGTAATCGATGCGGGCCTCGCGCAGGACCTGTTTCCGATCCGTGAGGTTTCCCGCCTGACTGGCGTCAATGCCGTGACCTTGCGCGCCTGGGAGCGCCGCCACGGTCTGATCCAGCCTACCCGCACCGACAGCGGCCACCGCCTGTATTCCCAGGCCGACATCGATGACATCCGCCGCATCCTTGGCTGGCTGGAGCGCGGCGTTGCGGTAAGCAAGGTTGCCAGCATCCTCGCGCGCGACCATGCCCGTGCCGGGCAGGCAGGTGTCGCGACTGGCGCATGGGGGCGCTGGCAGCAGCAAATTCGCCAGGCGTTACAACGTTTTGACCTTGTCGGCCTGGACCGCCTGTTCGACGAGGTATTTGCCGCCTGCACCCTGGACCAGGTATTCAGTGAAGTGTTCATGCCTGTGTGGCATGACCTGGCGGCCGGTCAGGGCGGCTACGGGCAGGCCAGCGAGTGGCTGTTCCTCGATCAGTTCCTGCGTGGCCGGGTGTATACCCGCTTGCAACTCGCCCGCGCGCCGCGCAGCCGCATGGTGCTGCTGGCGCCATTGCCGGGGCAGTGCCACGAGTTGGATTTGCTGGTGACCAGCCTGACCTTGGGCTGCGATGAAGTTGGCGTGACGCCACTGGCGAGCGCGCAGCCGCTGGCAGAACTGGCACTGGTCTGCGAACGCCTGAAACCGGATGCCCTGGTGCTGTTTTCCCATCAGCCGCCCACGACGGAGCTCACACGGCGGCTGACGCGCCTGGTGGCTGGGCTGGAGTGCCCGTTGTTACTGGCGGGTGAAGCGGCGGAACTGGCACAGGACAGCCTGGCTGGCAGCCCGATCGCTTGCCTGGGTGCGCAGGGTAGCGTGATGCGCCAGCGTTTGCGGCAGTTTCTGGCCGGTCAGTTCGATACCTGA
- a CDS encoding LysR family transcriptional regulator, with protein sequence MEFKQLRSFIEVVHRGGFTQAAQTLHISQSAVSKQVAQLEQDVGQPLLERQASQLHLTAAGRIVLERGEALLRQRQALLGELDDLSQMSRGELRLGLPMLGSDALFAGLFAEYRRRHPNIAIHLLEGGSRSIEQAVRSGELELGGSLTPSDEAFDYQPFCNEPMDALLPAGHELAGQEAVDLWQLADTPFLLYQRSFVLNDRLLKACQQQGFTPKEGGRSGQADFLTALAAAGQGVVLLPRVVAKALGRPGVVRLPLRSPADLRWDIAFIWRRGAYLSRAAQAWLSLLRKHHG encoded by the coding sequence ATGGAATTCAAACAGCTGCGCAGCTTTATCGAAGTGGTCCACCGCGGCGGTTTTACCCAGGCCGCGCAGACCCTGCACATCAGCCAGTCGGCGGTGAGCAAGCAGGTGGCTCAGTTGGAGCAAGATGTGGGCCAGCCGCTGCTGGAGCGCCAGGCCTCGCAGTTGCACCTGACCGCTGCCGGGCGCATCGTCCTGGAGCGCGGCGAAGCCTTGCTGCGTCAACGTCAGGCATTGCTCGGCGAACTGGACGACCTCAGCCAGATGAGCCGCGGCGAACTGCGGCTGGGCCTGCCGATGCTGGGCAGCGACGCGCTGTTCGCCGGGTTGTTCGCCGAATATCGGCGGCGTCACCCGAACATTGCAATCCACTTGCTAGAAGGTGGCAGTCGCAGCATCGAACAGGCGGTCAGAAGTGGCGAACTGGAACTGGGAGGCAGCCTGACGCCCAGTGACGAGGCGTTCGACTACCAGCCGTTCTGCAACGAGCCAATGGATGCACTGTTGCCTGCCGGGCACGAGCTGGCAGGCCAGGAAGCGGTAGATCTGTGGCAGCTGGCCGATACCCCGTTCCTGCTTTACCAACGCAGCTTCGTGCTCAATGACCGGCTGCTGAAGGCGTGCCAGCAGCAGGGTTTTACCCCCAAGGAAGGCGGTCGCAGTGGCCAGGCGGATTTCCTCACGGCGCTGGCAGCGGCGGGCCAGGGTGTGGTGTTGCTGCCCCGTGTGGTGGCGAAAGCGCTGGGGCGCCCCGGTGTGGTGCGCCTGCCCCTTCGCTCACCGGCGGATTTGCGTTGGGATATCGCGTTCATCTGGCGGCGCGGGGCGTATCTGTCACGGGCGGCGCAGGCGTGGTTGTCTTTACTACGCAAACATCACGGCTGA
- a CDS encoding alpha/beta fold hydrolase encodes MPMAEIPLCVWRTRGQSFSFRGQSIRYWTAGQGEPLLLLHGFPTASWDWHYLWGPLAQRFRVIACDMLGFGDSAKPVDHVYSLMEQADLQQALLAELKVDQPVHLLAHDYGGSVAQEMLARHHEQRASIASCVFLNSGLFPESCRMLLVQKLLLSRLGWLVGRSFGRDDLVRNVTQVYGPCTHPSESALDDFWSLIAANRGTRILHKLVGYMPERRLHRDRWVGAMQHEGVPLRFINGVDDPLSGAHMVERYRQLVPEPDTVQLQGIGHYPHTEAPVQVLRHYLAFREQPLSCFQQKVAWS; translated from the coding sequence ATGCCCATGGCCGAAATTCCATTGTGCGTCTGGCGTACCCGGGGACAGAGTTTCAGCTTCCGGGGCCAGAGCATCCGTTACTGGACCGCAGGGCAAGGAGAGCCCCTGCTTCTGTTGCACGGTTTCCCCACCGCCAGCTGGGATTGGCACTACCTTTGGGGGCCTTTGGCCCAGCGCTTCCGGGTTATCGCCTGTGACATGCTCGGCTTTGGCGATTCGGCCAAACCGGTCGATCACGTGTATAGCCTGATGGAGCAGGCCGACCTGCAGCAGGCTTTGCTCGCCGAGCTGAAGGTCGACCAGCCGGTGCATCTGTTGGCCCATGACTACGGCGGCAGTGTGGCCCAGGAAATGCTGGCGCGGCATCATGAACAGCGCGCCAGCATTGCCAGCTGCGTGTTCCTCAACAGCGGGCTGTTCCCCGAAAGCTGCCGCATGCTGCTGGTACAGAAGCTGTTGCTCAGCCGCCTGGGCTGGCTGGTAGGGCGCTCGTTCGGTCGCGACGACCTGGTGCGCAACGTGACCCAGGTCTACGGCCCTTGCACCCACCCTAGTGAAAGTGCGCTGGATGACTTCTGGAGCCTGATAGCCGCCAACCGTGGCACGCGCATCCTGCACAAGCTGGTGGGTTATATGCCAGAGCGCAGGTTGCACCGGGACCGCTGGGTTGGCGCGATGCAGCACGAAGGCGTGCCGCTGCGTTTCATCAATGGCGTGGACGACCCGCTTTCCGGCGCACACATGGTGGAGCGCTACCGGCAACTGGTGCCGGAGCCGGACACCGTGCAGTTGCAGGGCATCGGCCATTACCCGCATACCGAAGCGCCGGTGCAGGTGCTACGCCATTACCTGGCCTTTCGTGAACAACCGCTGAGCTGTTTCCAGCAGAAAGTGGCGTGGTCCTGA
- the fabV gene encoding enoyl-ACP reductase FabV has protein sequence MAIIHPKVRGFICTTTHPKGCELNVRDQIEATRKLGVREDGPKKVLVIGASSGYGLAARITAAFGFKADTLGVFFEKPGTETKAGTAGWYNAAAFDKFAKAEGLYSKSINGDAFSDEARAKVIELIKNEMGGKVDLVIYSLASPVRKLPQTGELVRSALKPIGQPYKSTAIDTNKDTIIEASIEPATEQEIADTVTVMGGQDWQLWIDALAGANVLAEGARTVAFSYIGSDITWPIYWHGALGQAKQDLDETALRLDKKLAGEVKGGANVAVLKSVVTQASSAIPVMPLYLSMVFKIMQEKGVHEGTQDQLDRMYRDRMYRADGAPAEVDEKGRLRLDDWELRDDVQDACKALWPQVTTENLFELTDYAGYKKQFLNLFGFERADVNYDEDVATDVKFDCIEL, from the coding sequence TTGGCCATCATTCATCCTAAGGTCCGCGGTTTCATCTGCACCACGACTCACCCGAAGGGCTGCGAGCTCAACGTCCGTGACCAGATCGAAGCCACCCGCAAGCTGGGCGTGCGCGAGGATGGCCCGAAGAAGGTTCTGGTCATCGGTGCTTCCAGCGGCTACGGCCTGGCAGCTCGCATCACCGCGGCGTTCGGCTTCAAGGCCGACACCTTGGGCGTGTTCTTCGAAAAACCAGGCACCGAGACCAAGGCCGGCACCGCTGGCTGGTACAACGCTGCAGCCTTCGACAAGTTCGCCAAGGCCGAGGGCCTGTACAGCAAATCGATCAATGGTGACGCCTTCTCCGACGAAGCTCGTGCCAAGGTCATCGAACTGATCAAGAACGAAATGGGCGGCAAGGTCGACCTGGTCATCTACTCGCTGGCCTCGCCAGTGCGCAAGCTGCCGCAGACCGGTGAACTGGTGCGTTCGGCCCTGAAGCCGATCGGCCAGCCGTACAAGTCGACCGCCATCGACACCAACAAGGACACCATCATCGAGGCCAGCATCGAGCCGGCTACCGAGCAGGAAATCGCCGATACCGTCACCGTCATGGGTGGCCAGGACTGGCAGTTGTGGATCGACGCCCTGGCTGGCGCCAACGTGCTGGCCGAAGGCGCCCGCACCGTGGCCTTCAGCTACATCGGCAGCGACATCACCTGGCCGATCTACTGGCACGGTGCGCTGGGCCAGGCCAAGCAGGACCTGGACGAAACCGCCCTGCGCCTGGACAAGAAGCTGGCCGGTGAAGTCAAGGGCGGCGCCAACGTGGCGGTGCTGAAGTCGGTGGTTACCCAGGCCAGCTCGGCAATCCCGGTGATGCCGCTGTACCTGTCGATGGTGTTCAAGATCATGCAGGAGAAGGGTGTTCACGAAGGCACCCAGGACCAGCTGGACCGCATGTACCGCGACCGCATGTACCGTGCCGACGGCGCGCCGGCCGAGGTCGACGAGAAGGGCCGCCTGCGCCTGGACGACTGGGAACTGCGTGATGACGTGCAGGACGCTTGCAAGGCGCTGTGGCCACAGGTGACCACCGAGAACCTGTTCGAGCTGACCGACTATGCCGGTTACAAGAAGCAGTTCCTCAACCTGTTCGGCTTCGAGCGCGCTGACGTCAACTACGACGAAGACGTGGCTACCGATGTGAAGTTCGACTGCATCGAGCTGTAA